CAACACTTCTACTGACACCAAAAATAGAGGAAGAAAAAACAAGCCAAGTGTAAGAGTCCCAGTTATTTGAACACATGTTTGCTCTCAGTTTTTCCCATAACTTTCCGAAGTTCCCGGCAGGATCCTAGTTATTGCTGTGAAATCGCATTTAAGTGTTTTTACTCCAGCAGGTGTCACACCTGGTGAAGATAGTGTAAGAAAACAACATTAAACCAATGCATCCAGCTAACAAAATCAGCTACTTTAACTTTGTTTTTAACTTGTGAATTGTTGGAGATCAGTATGTCATTAGAGATAATTTACTGATTTGAGAAACTCACCTGGAGGATGACATTCAAACCTGCATTATTTGTGAAGGTTAACCACACAGGTATTCTCCCGTGCTAACCAGTTCACCAGGCCCTCCCAGTATAAGCACTAGTAGTTATGCGGCTCGTGCTTTGCCTCATTCTGGTTTGGTAAAGACTTTAAATAGAAATTCTGATTACAGAAAACAAACTTTCAAGTGTTCCTCAGAGAAAAAAGATCATTTGTAAAGTCTGAATGAAACTAAATTTTCCTGCTCTTATTTTTCCCTTTTCACTAGAAAATTAAAGGGAAGGTTCAGATCTGCTGCATGGCGGTTTCTCAAAAAATGTAATGAAAATATGATGTAATACCTTTTTTAGATGTCTCTTTGAATGGCTTCAGTTTGAAGAAACAGACTAATTCTGGgtggattgacaagctaacggctagtcacagTGGGCCATGATCAAAGTGAAGGGtcttcaaaacaaacctgacatcaagTGTTTTGTGCAAACCGATTTAGACCGCCTTAAATTTTACATTTCACAATTACTTACATTAGAATAATATTATTTTGAAAAATTTGGAAATAAGATCTAATTGTAGCAGCCTTTACCTTCAGGTCAGTTTCCTATATGAACACAACTGTGTAAAGATTAAATAAACAGCTGATAATTTATTAGGGTTACTATTGTTTTACAAGGACATTGTCTCTATCAGAACTAATCTCCGTTTCTTCAAACTAAGGTTGTTCGAAGAGCTACTCCGAGAAACCCACCTCAGCAGAAACATTCCCTTTCAAAATTAATGATCCCCTAAAAGGTTTTGGAGGGCTGCGGATAGAAATTGCGTCATTAAAACACTTCAGTTCTAGATTCATTTTTGTGAAATCAGTGGTGAAATGGTGCTCTTTTGTGTTTATGCTGAAAAAATCAATCTGAGTGACTGCAGTAAACTTTATTCATTGTAATTTTTCAGACAAAAAtttccatctgtgtgtgtgtgtgtgtgtgtgtgtgtgtgtgtgtgtgtgtgacattgaGCATTAGGCTGTGTGGGGCTGCACCCACTTGTACGTTCCCTCATAGCGAAATCCCACCCTTTTCATTAGATCATCAGCTTCACTCGGGCCACGACTGCAGACAGAGGGAGGAAGTTAAAAACTAGTCTAAAGAATAAAGTGTATTTACATTTTGTTTTATAAAACGGTGGGTTTACCTTCCAAATGTGTAGGGAACCGGGTTTATCTTTTCTGCTTCTATTTGGTGGAGCAGCGGGGTGAaaatcctccaggcctcccgcagcTCGTCGCTGTCAGAAATTGAGAAGGACATAAAATATGTATATGTTCACACATATTTTTGTGTTTCCTCAGCTAATGTTGCTACCAACCTGCGAACAAAGTGCATCTGATTTCCACAGAAGACATCCAGTAGGAGTCTCTCGTAAGCATCTGGGAGCTTCATGTCCTGTAAAACAGACACGCTGCTCCAGGTGTTCcttgtatttgtgtttattgaAAGCTCTTACCTTGTATCTGCTCCTGTAGGTGAGATCCAGCTCAGTCTCCTCTGGGCTGAAGTGACCTCCAGGCCTCTTGGTCATCATTTTCAGGTAAATGGCTTCATCTGGCTGCACCCGCACCACCAGCTCATTCCTCTGACAGCTTCCGTCAAAGATGTCTCCTGGCACATCCGTGAATTGCAGACGCACTTCCGCTTTCTGCTCATTCAGAGCTTTACCACAGCGCAAAATGAAGGGAACtcctgatggatggatgagtgggtggtgaGAATGAGAGGAGGGAAACCATCAGATCAAAGCCGTAACTCAGCCTCACCATCCCATCTTTCATTCTGAACATAGAGCACCGCGGTGGCAAAGGTTGGTGTGCAGGAGCCTTCAGGTACGGTAGGATCATTGAGGTATCCCTGCTTGAAGTGGCCCTCCCCCTCTGGATCTCCAACGTACTGACCCAACACCACGTCTGACAACGTAACAGGAGCTACACACTTCAACACCTTCACCTGAAACACATTAAAAGTGGTGCGAGGAAACCTTAAGGACCTAATAGTTAGACACAACATCTAATCCCTAATGCTAGTTACCTTTTCATTCCTCACGTCATCTGGATGGGTGGAGGCAGGGTTCTCCATTGCAACCAGACAGAGCATCTGCAGCAGATGGTTCTGCATGATATCTCTATATTTAAAGGACAGAGTCAGACCATTGTTGAAATAAGAGTCATAATAAAATGCATATGATGGTATCCTCACCTAATTATACCAAAATCATCAAAGTATCCTCCACGGCCCTGAGTGCCAAAGGGCTCCTTAAAGGCGAGGACCACACAGGCCACACTGTTTC
The sequence above is a segment of the Nothobranchius furzeri strain GRZ-AD chromosome 15, NfurGRZ-RIMD1, whole genome shotgun sequence genome. Coding sequences within it:
- the LOC107390851 gene encoding glucose-6-phosphate 1-dehydrogenase; the protein is MTTEKPLKNVSRCRWRSVVTVRDKRIQNMSTETLTRSDVFGQFRRELYGEKRSSYSNAHIFIILGASGDLAKKKIYPTLWWLFRDGLLPDDTYIVGFARSNLTVENIKETCLPYMKVTDEEREMLSTFISKISYLSGWYDDISSFKRLNKHLSSLPGGANANRLFYLALPPTVYHQVSTNIRNHCMDCNKGWNRLIFEKPFGRDLQSSQELSGHLSSLFKEDQIYRIDHYLGKEMVQNLMVLRFGNRIFGPIWNRNSVACVVLAFKEPFGTQGRGGYFDDFGIIRDIMQNHLLQMLCLVAMENPASTHPDDVRNEKVKVLKCVAPVTLSDVVLGQYVGDPEGEGHFKQGYLNDPTVPEGSCTPTFATAVLYVQNERWDGVPFILRCGKALNEQKAEVRLQFTDVPGDIFDGSCQRNELVVRVQPDEAIYLKMMTKRPGGHFSPEETELDLTYRSRYKDMKLPDAYERLLLDVFCGNQMHFVRSDELREAWRIFTPLLHQIEAEKINPVPYTFGSRGPSEADDLMKRVGFRYEGTYKWVQPHTA